In a genomic window of Rhododendron vialii isolate Sample 1 chromosome 12a, ASM3025357v1:
- the LOC131311876 gene encoding UDP-glycosyltransferase 82A1, translated as MKYHQKSLPKKKMIIMVPYPAQGHVTPMCQLATALVHRGFHPVVVTPEFIHRKINPRDENSTDVSFLSIPDGLDEDGPRDFFAIEKAMENDMATHLEGLVRKLHEDEDKKEGGGNVVCVVVDLLCSYAIEVAERCGVPVAGFWAVMLAAYRLIAAIPYMLHTGLVSETGTPQFKGQICIVPGQPKLGPDDLPWLIGTSAAKISRFKFWIRTLDRSSRLRWLLVNSSPKEEEEEECHDHEQKIRLINAYDQQHYPFIFPVGPLSKHALTCKNATFWEEDMTCLDWLEKQRSSSVVYVSFGSWVSPIGEGKIKSLALALEASKRPFIWVLGISWREGLPQGYLERVSKQGKVVSWAPQMEVLRHQAVGCYLTHCGWNSTNEAIQCMKPLVCYPVAGDQFVNCAYIADVWRIGVKIGGLGQKDVEEGFREVLEDGKMRESLLRLNGRIMGKEGSLSATNYLTTFIDDLEKS; from the exons ATGAAGTATCATCAGAAGAGTTTgccgaagaagaagatgataatCATGGTTCCATACCCGGCGCAGGGGCACGTGACCCCCATGTGCCAGCTAGCCACCGCGTTAGTCCACCGCGGATTCCACCCTGTTGTTGTCACCCCGGAATTCATTCACCGAAAAATCAATCCCCGAGACGAAAATAGTACCGATGTTTCTTTCTTGTCCATTCCCGATGGGTTGGATGAGGATGGGCCACGCGATTTTTTCGCGATTGAGAAGGCTATGGAGAACGATATGGCGACTCATTTAGAGGGCCTCGTTCGCAAACTTCACGAGGACGAGGACAAGAAAGAAGGTGGTGGGAATGTTGTGTGTGTGGTGGTTGACTTGTTATGTTCTTATGCTATTGAAGTAGCCGAGAGGTGCGGTGTTCCCGTGGCCGGGTTTTGGGCAGTTATGTTGGCTGCTTATCGCTTGATCGCTGCTATTCCTTATATGTTACACACCGGTCTCGTTTCTGAAACAG GTACTCCACAATTCAAAGGTCAGATTTGCATCGTACCAGGTCAACCAAAACTAGGCCCCGACGATCTTCCATGGTTGATTGGAACTTCTGCTGCCAAAATTTCAAGGTTCAAATTTTGGATCAGGACCTTAGATAGGTCAAGTAGGCTTCGATGGCTCCTCGTAAATTCCTccccaaaagaagaagaagaagaagaatgccATGATCACGAGCAGAAAATACGATTAATCAATGCCTATGATCAACAACATTACCCTTTCATTTTTCCGGTTGGACCTCTAAGCAAGCACGCTTTAACGTGCAAGAACGCAACGTTTTGGGAAGAGGACATGACCTGTTTGGATTGGCTAGAGAAACAAAGGTCTAGCTCGGTCGTGTACGTCTCGTTCGGGAGTTGGGTTAGTCCCATTGGGGAAGGAAAGATCAAGAGTTTAGCATTGGCACTCGAGGCATCTAAACGCCCGTTTATTTGGGTCCTGGGCATTTCGTGGCGCGAAGGTCTACCGCAAGGGTATTTAGAGAGAGTCTCGAAACAAGGGAAAGTGGTTTCATGGGCACCACAGATGGAGGTGCTAAGACATCAGGCTGTGGGGTGTTATCTCACACATTGCGGGTGGAACTCGACCAACGAGGCTATACAATGCATGAAACCCCTGGTGTGTTATCCGGTCGCCGGGGACCAGTTTGTGAATTGCGCATATATCGCGGACGTGTGGAGAATTGGGGTGAAGATTGGAGGGCTTGGACAGAAAGATGTGGAAGAGGGTTTTAGGGAGGTTTTGGAGGAtggaaagatgagagagagtttGTTGAGATTGAATGGGAGGATTATGGGGAAGGAAGGTAGCTTAAGTGCCACTAATTATCTCACAACCTTTATTGATGACCTAGAGAAGTCATGA